The Bernardetia sp. genome contains the following window.
CAGATAAAATTGAAATTTTGACTTTTCTGTTATCTATATCTTTATGTGTATTTCCATTATCATCTTCCTCTCCATTAATATAAGTAACATCAATATTATATATCTCGCCATTTTCTGAATTTACTTTTTTTATTGTCTTGCCCCATACGGGCGGATCTCCTCCTTCCGAGTTTTCAGCAATTGTTGTGGCATCTATAAAGTTTGCATTTTCGTCAAACGAACAAAGTACTATTTCTCTACCACTTCCCCAAGGACAGGCAGGATAGCCTTCATACTCTACTCCTACAAATGCAATCCATTTATTTTGTTCTTTTAAAAACGTATAACCCATATTGTAATATGTAACACTGATAGACTCTCCAATATCAAAACTGCCACTCTCTACTGGGTCTTGTCCATTCTCAAGGGATACAAGTTTAATAAATGATGGAAACTGAAACATATATCTCTGCCCTTCATCTTTAACCATTTTTTCTAGTTGTAAAGCAAATTTATTAGAAAGTTTTTTGCTCTCATCAAAAATGACTGTATCAATAGTTATAGGAAAACTTAGTGTAGAAAAATTATCTTCGACGAATGGCAGGCTCGTTTTTTTTACTTGCTCTGGTGTTTTGATAGGATTTTTATCAGAAAGAGCCTCTACTTTTGTATAGGTTTGTTTTTTATTAGCATCAGAAGGAGAATTACAAGCAATAAGTAACAACAAACCTATTCCTATAAAAAAAATATTTTTCATACCCACGTATTTATTTTTTCAAAATATCAATGTTTTAATTTCTTTCATAAAGATTTCCACAGCTTTTTTTTTTAATCTGACTGTCAGTGATTTATTAAAAACCAAATCGTGTTCACTTCTCCATAACGTTAAGTTTACAAGCCCAAAGCTATGGAGAAATGGACTTTACAAAATTAACTGTAATGAGGTTTAATGTATGTAAAGTACGCAATTAATTTCTAGTCTGAAAATATAAGGAATGATATTTTTTTACACTCTCTATCGTTTCAATTTTGCTTCTTCGCTTTTCTTATAAGCCACCATTAAAGAGTTTGAAAACACAAATTCATTCAAAGATTCTACGTCTGTATGAACAATTTGTTCTTTTGTTCCTTCCCATTCTTTGTGTCCCTTGCTTAAAAAAACAATACTTTTACCAATTTCCATCACAGAGTTCATATCGTGTGTTACTACAACCGTCGTCATGTTATATTCTTCTGTAATTTCTAAGATGAGGTTGTCAATCATAATAGAGGTCTGTGGGTCAAGTCCAGAGTTGGGTTCATCACAAAAAAGATATTTTGGATTCATTACGATTGCTCTTGCAATTCCGACACGTTTCATCATTCCACCACTAATTTCGGCAGGCATTTTATCGTTCGAACCTTCTAAACCTACTCTTTTCAAACAAAAATTGACACGCTCTAGTTTTTCCTCATCACTCATTCCCCTACTACGCATGTCTAATGGAAAACGCACGTTTTGCTCTACTGTCATAGAGTCGAAGAGCGCACTTCCTTGAAAAAGCATTCCTATTTCTTCTCTAATACTTCTCTGTGTTTCTCTATCCGATTCGTACAAGTTTTTTCCATCATAAAAAACAGAACCTTTATCTGGCTTTATCAGTCCAACTGTACATTTTAAGAGTACGCTCTTTCCTGTACCACTAGAGCCGATAATAAGGTTTGTAACGCCTTGTTTAAACTCGGCACTAATGCCTTTCAAGATTTCTTTTCCATTAAACGATTTTTCTATATTTTTTACTGTAATCACGTTTTGGTATAGATTAGATGAAGATGATTTATACAAATAAAACCCTAGGCAATACAACAAAGTTTATTGTCTAGGGTTCATTTTTTTTTAATACTGACTCGTCATAATATAATTATATTATAGATTTCCTCTCAACTCTTGTTCTCTTTCTATAGCCTCAAAGAGAGCTTTGAAGTTTCCTTTTCCAAACGATTTTGCACCTTGACGTTGGATAATTTCGAAGAAAACAGTCGGACGATCGCCTGTTGGTTTGGTAAATATTTGAAGTAAGTATCCTTCTTCATCTCTATCTACTAAAATATTTAGTTTTTTGAGTTCTTGTATATCTTCTTCAATATGTCCCACTCTTTCCAAAAGATCATCATAATAGTTATCTGGTACATAAAGAAAATCTACACCACGTTTGCGAAGCTCTTCAATCGTATGTAAAATATCATCTGTCGCAATGGCAATATGCTGTACGCCTGCTCCCTCATAAAACTCAATATACTCTTCAATTTGAGACTTTTTTCGTCCGTCGGCTGGCTCATTAATAGGAAATTTTACATATCCATTTCCATTTGAAACTACCTTAGACATCAAGGCTGTATATTCAGTAGAAATATCTTTATCATCAAAGGTTACGAGCAAATTGAAACCCATTACTTTTTCATAAAACTCTACCCATTCGTTCATTTTTCCAAGTTCTACATTACCCACACAGTGGTCAATGAACTTTAAGCCTGTCGATTTTACATCGAAAAATGATTTTCTAGGTTTATACCCTGGCATAAATGCACCTTTGTAGTTGCCTCTTTCGACAAACTTGTGAATTGTTTCTCCATACGTATGAATACCTGAAACAACAACTTCCCCATCTTCATCTGACAAACGAGTAGGTTCTAAAGCTGATTTTGCACCTCTGCTCATCGTATCATAATAAGACTTTTCAGCATCATCTACCCAAAGAGCCAAAACTTTCACACCATCGCCGTGCTTTCTGATATGTTCTGCAATTGGTGAATCGCTACTCATAGGTGAAGTAAGAACAAAGCGTATTTTTCCTTGCTGTAAAACATAAGACGTACGGTCACGTACTCCTGTTTCCTGTCCTGCATATGCTACAACTTCAAATCCAAAAGCTGCCTGATAATAATAAGCCGCTTGTTTTGCATTGCCTACATAAAATTCTATATGGTCTGTACCTTTCAATGGCAAAATATCTTCCATGATTTTTTTAGTGTTTAGTGATGAATTATTAGTTATTTAATGATACGTTATTTTTCTACTTGGTAATAAGCATATTATCTAAAGTCTCTTCAATTTCTGGCAATGAGTCAAATAACTCTTTATATGAGTTTATGACAAAATATTTTTCTTGATAACGGTCTTTAATGTAAGGTGTTTCTAAAATTTCGGCTACATTGTAAGGCACTCGTTTAGGAATATCGCTTTCTAAGGAATATACAGATTCTCCTGCTGAAGACATAATTCCTGCACCATAAATTCTCAAATCTCCATTATTATTTATTAGTCCAAACTCTACAGTGTACCAATACAGACGAGAAATAAACTCAATAGAATCTTCATTTCCTATATGTTTAAGTGCCATTCGGCTAAGTTCTTCCAAGAAACGACAAAAATCTTTGTTTGTTAGGATAGGGACGTGAGCAAAAACATCATGAAACATATCTGGCTCTTCCAAATAATCAAGTTCCTCCATTTTACGCAACCATGTAGTAGCTGGAAACTGTTTGTTTTTGAGGTAATTAAAAAATGGTTTATTATCGATAAGTCCTGGTACGACTACCAAACTCCAGCCCGTAATCTTTTTCAAATGTTCATTTACTTCTTCAAAATTTGGTATTCTGTCTTGTTGAAAGCCTATTGCCTTCATTCCCTCAAAAAAGGTTTCATCAGCACGATTTGGCAACACTTTCATCTGTCTTTTATATAAAATTTGCCAAACCTCATGATTTTCCTGTGTATATTTATCATAATGCTGATGAGAAAGTTGGTGGTCTCGTCTTTCCTGTTGTGTCATTGTTTTGATAGTTTATAGGTGTGTTTTAATTTAGCATATTATACTTTTCCAAAAGTACGTATTTTGTCGATAAAAATCTTACTCTCTGTCTGCTCTGCTCTATTATATTATACCATATAAATACAATTTAACAAAAAAATATCAAATCATTTCAAAGAAAAAAAGTATTCTTCTAATGATAGAAAAATACTTTGTGTTTGAATATATTGTTTCATTATATACTTTAGATAAGTTCATTACCACATTTATAACAAAAACTAGCTAGTTCTGTATGATGT
Protein-coding sequences here:
- a CDS encoding ABC transporter ATP-binding protein; its protein translation is MITVKNIEKSFNGKEILKGISAEFKQGVTNLIIGSSGTGKSVLLKCTVGLIKPDKGSVFYDGKNLYESDRETQRSIREEIGMLFQGSALFDSMTVEQNVRFPLDMRSRGMSDEEKLERVNFCLKRVGLEGSNDKMPAEISGGMMKRVGIARAIVMNPKYLFCDEPNSGLDPQTSIMIDNLILEITEEYNMTTVVVTHDMNSVMEIGKSIVFLSKGHKEWEGTKEQIVHTDVESLNEFVFSNSLMVAYKKSEEAKLKR
- the hppD gene encoding 4-hydroxyphenylpyruvate dioxygenase — encoded protein: MMEDILPLKGTDHIEFYVGNAKQAAYYYQAAFGFEVVAYAGQETGVRDRTSYVLQQGKIRFVLTSPMSSDSPIAEHIRKHGDGVKVLALWVDDAEKSYYDTMSRGAKSALEPTRLSDEDGEVVVSGIHTYGETIHKFVERGNYKGAFMPGYKPRKSFFDVKSTGLKFIDHCVGNVELGKMNEWVEFYEKVMGFNLLVTFDDKDISTEYTALMSKVVSNGNGYVKFPINEPADGRKKSQIEEYIEFYEGAGVQHIAIATDDILHTIEELRKRGVDFLYVPDNYYDDLLERVGHIEEDIQELKKLNILVDRDEEGYLLQIFTKPTGDRPTVFFEIIQRQGAKSFGKGNFKALFEAIEREQELRGNL
- a CDS encoding phenylalanine 4-monooxygenase, coding for MTQQERRDHQLSHQHYDKYTQENHEVWQILYKRQMKVLPNRADETFFEGMKAIGFQQDRIPNFEEVNEHLKKITGWSLVVVPGLIDNKPFFNYLKNKQFPATTWLRKMEELDYLEEPDMFHDVFAHVPILTNKDFCRFLEELSRMALKHIGNEDSIEFISRLYWYTVEFGLINNNGDLRIYGAGIMSSAGESVYSLESDIPKRVPYNVAEILETPYIKDRYQEKYFVINSYKELFDSLPEIEETLDNMLITK